From a single Prionailurus bengalensis isolate Pbe53 chromosome A1, Fcat_Pben_1.1_paternal_pri, whole genome shotgun sequence genomic region:
- the LOC122471427 gene encoding LOW QUALITY PROTEIN: olfactory receptor 56-like (The sequence of the model RefSeq protein was modified relative to this genomic sequence to represent the inferred CDS: inserted 1 base in 1 codon; deleted 1 base in 1 codon), with protein MGIWLNRSSIDGFILLGIFSHSQTGVVLFSVVMVVFTVALCGNVLLIFLIYIDPRLHTPTYFFLSQLSLMDLILICNIMPKMAVNFLSGRKSISFVGCGVQIGFFVSLVGSEGIFLGLIAYDCYVAISHSLHYPVLMSQRVCLQISGSSWAFGILDGIIQMVAAMSLPYCGSRNVDYFFCEVPALLKLACMDTTLFDTLLFAXCVFMLLLPFSIIVASYAHSLKAVLRMHSAQARKNALATCSSHLAAVSLFYRAAMFIYLRPRRYQAPSHDKVVSIFYTVLTPMLNPLIYSLRNRDVMEALRKGLNHCRIGSQH; from the exons ATGGGGATATGGTTGAATCGATCATCTATAGATGGCTTCATCCTCTTGGGCATCTTTTCCCATAGCCAGACTGGTGTTGTCCTCTTCTCTGTGGTTATGGTAGTCTTCACTGTGGCCCTCTGTGGGAAtgtcctcctcatcttcctcatctACATAGATCCTCGGCTTCACACACCCACGTACTTCTTCCTCAGTCAGCTCTCCCTTATGGATCTTATTTTGATCTGTAATATCATGCCAAAGATGGCGGTCAAC TTTCTCTCTGGCAGGAAGTCCATCTCCTTTGTGGGTTGTGGCGTACAAATTggtttttttgtctctcttgtgGGATCTGAGGGAATTTTTCTGGGACTCATAGCCTATGATTGTTATGTGGCAATTAGCCACTCACTTCACTATCCTGTCCTCATGAGTCAGAGAGTCTGTCTCCAGATTTCTGGGAGTTCCTGGGCCTTTGGGATACTAGATGGAATTATCCAGATGGTGGCAGCCATGAGCTTACCTTACTGTGGTTCAAGGAATGTGGATTACTTCTTCTGTGAGGTACCAGCTTTATTAAAACTGGCCTGTATGGACACAACCCTTTTTGACACTCTGCTCTTTG TCTGTGTCTTCATGCTGCTCCTTCCCTTTTCCATCATAGTGGCCTCCTATGCTCACAGCCTGAAGGCTGTGCTCCGCATGCACTCTGCTCAGGCCCGTAAAAATGCCCTGGCCACCTGTTCCTCCCACTTAGCAGCTGTCTCCCTCTTCTACAGGGCAGCCATGTTCATCTACCTGAGGCCTCGGCGCTACCAGGCCCCTAGTCATGACAAGGTTGTCTCTATCTTCTACACGGTCCTTACTCCTATGCTCAACCCCCTCATTTATAGCTTGAGGAATCGGGACGTGATGGAGGCCCTGAGGAAAGGTCTGAACCATTGCAGGATTGGCAGCCAGCACTGA